Genomic window (Haloferax sp. Atlit-12N):
AGCGTGGTACGGTGCCGGTGGGCAAATCACGAGAAGCGGAGGTGATCTGGAGTGACAATTCTGGGCGTCATTGAACGGATCGCACACAGACATGGGAAGACGATGGCGCGTGGCTTGATGGTCCTCATACTGGCTCTTATTTGGGTCCCGATTGGAGTCGTCGTGCTGATGTCCTTTGCGGGCAGCGGCGTGCTCTCATTCCCGCCCGAGTCATACACGCTGAAGTGGTATGTCGAGTTCTTCAGCAACACGAAAGCGATAAACGCCATCCTGACTTCGCTGAAGGTGAGTCTCGTCGCAACACCGATCACCGTCTTCGTCTCGATTCTCGCCGCCTACGGGATTTCGCGGTACGATTTCCCTGGCAAGGGTCTCTTCCAGATGTTCCTCACGCTTCCGATCGTGGTCCCGCTCGTCGTAACGGGAATTGCCATGACGCTGTTCTTCGGAAACGTAAACATTGACGCCGGGTACGGGACGGTGGTGATCGCTCACGTCGTCCGAACGGTTCCCTTCGCCGCACTAATTATCATCCCGACGGTAGTCAATTTCGACCAGACGCTCGAAGAAGCATCCATGGACCTC
Coding sequences:
- a CDS encoding ABC transporter permease, coding for MTILGVIERIAHRHGKTMARGLMVLILALIWVPIGVVVLMSFAGSGVLSFPPESYTLKWYVEFFSNTKAINAILTSLKVSLVATPITVFVSILAAYGISRYDFPGKGLFQMFLTLPIVVPLVVTGIAMTLFFGNVNIDAGYGTVVIAHVVRTVPFAALIIIPTVVNFDQTLEEASMDL